A genome region from Candidatus Zixiibacteriota bacterium includes the following:
- a CDS encoding lamin tail domain-containing protein — translation MIVALQLAVSAAASSRLVINEIMINEPGSETALEWIELFNVSSLPVSLVDFALIDGVDTSRFAAVTIESEGFVVLSRKPVAADSGASFESQWGNSSGVWGDTPEEDFPVVAAKFSLRNAGDTICIIDKASGVVERVGWRSSPPDGVSLERINWAISARSSNFGLCKDSTGSTPGRVNSIIAPEINLGLVPDSLELEVPPTADTPVLLRLAVVNTGRRSHSGRIVVYLDTGRDGTIDSGDSLINLELPSLAPDSEAALSIEIAAARGRNLLALTLDADGDSTDNRAEFRLYLDATYREACINEFLPKATEEGGGEWIEVVNRTDYNLPLRGWIIENDGKVDSVRTDAELAPGAFALICGDSAAVRRSFPEATCALIEMQEWPGLDEKQGQIVIRNDFAVMADSMAYSGAIAAGRSWERDGDSTSGDFLRDFYVSSAANGSTPCAVNSERVLPPARDLGFVGNKIGTIPALDQPNEIGLLLRVVNHGVLPSPESIIEVFDDRDRDDVIDDSELLQTLIVPVVGVGDSVDAPCHLMLPSGRHWLRARLSADEDATNNDAAVELTLGRPTREVVITEFLADPTGGLESEWVEVRNNSEYPVVISRWRIGDAGGQPGRFADWLLMPQAYLVLAQDSAGFADYYGGDCAAAAVASWSNLNNDGDAIKLLDEFGHLVDSVVHAVAAGENRSLELNELEDRPGVARWFVSEDEMGATPCRTNSVSRILPDFDLAFGGSGLMLARDAEYPLMVEAEVWIRNVGRSTSPAAEWSLFSDEVAPVRTVIAPLAAGDSLRQEAVIELAPGRHRLMAMLSPDDNPAGDTVTASITTGYRTREILITEIMAEPRSGSATEWVEIRNNSDDALDLAGWKLGDASRQSNIVAPVVLLPETYAVVAQDTSLMRAEVGPDCPLLTTEVWCSLNNSGDEIRLIDEFGSLVDSVAYRGVAVTGQSYELDEIGGGWYPATAATGSTPGKPNSVSGPVQHAVELLLPKRVFAPNEGEALTLAIKCPPATPLTIEVFDLAGRRHCVIAEARPFSSGEYCYDGASEYCGRLPVGAYILKLAADDGSGFEMKAGFAVAAGH, via the coding sequence GTGATTGTAGCGCTGCAATTGGCGGTGTCGGCAGCGGCATCGAGCCGGCTGGTGATCAATGAGATCATGATCAACGAGCCGGGCTCGGAGACGGCGCTGGAATGGATCGAGCTGTTCAACGTGTCGAGTTTGCCGGTGAGTCTGGTCGATTTCGCGCTGATCGACGGCGTGGACACTTCGCGGTTTGCGGCGGTTACGATCGAGTCTGAGGGTTTTGTCGTGCTGTCGCGCAAGCCGGTGGCGGCCGACAGCGGGGCGAGTTTTGAATCGCAGTGGGGAAACAGCTCCGGTGTCTGGGGCGATACTCCGGAAGAGGACTTCCCGGTGGTCGCGGCGAAGTTCTCGCTGCGCAACGCCGGTGATACGATCTGCATCATTGACAAGGCGAGCGGCGTGGTTGAGCGGGTGGGGTGGCGATCATCGCCGCCGGACGGGGTTTCGCTGGAGCGGATCAACTGGGCGATTTCGGCGCGCAGCAGCAATTTTGGTTTGTGCAAGGACAGCACGGGATCAACGCCGGGGCGGGTGAATTCGATAATCGCGCCGGAGATCAATCTGGGACTGGTTCCGGATAGTCTCGAGCTCGAGGTGCCGCCGACCGCTGATACGCCGGTGTTGTTGCGATTGGCGGTTGTCAATACGGGACGACGCTCGCACTCAGGGCGGATCGTGGTCTATTTAGATACCGGGCGCGACGGAACAATTGACAGCGGCGATTCGCTGATTAATCTGGAATTGCCGTCCTTGGCGCCCGATTCGGAGGCGGCGCTGTCGATCGAGATCGCGGCTGCGCGCGGACGCAATCTGTTGGCATTGACGCTCGATGCGGACGGCGATTCGACTGACAATCGAGCCGAATTCCGCCTCTACCTCGACGCGACGTACCGTGAAGCGTGCATCAATGAGTTTCTACCAAAGGCAACCGAAGAAGGGGGCGGCGAGTGGATCGAGGTGGTTAATCGCACCGACTACAATCTGCCACTGCGGGGCTGGATCATTGAAAACGACGGCAAGGTTGATTCGGTCAGGACTGATGCGGAGTTGGCGCCGGGGGCATTTGCATTGATCTGCGGCGACAGCGCGGCGGTGCGGCGGAGCTTTCCGGAGGCCACGTGCGCGCTGATTGAGATGCAAGAGTGGCCGGGGCTTGATGAAAAGCAGGGGCAGATCGTGATTCGCAATGATTTTGCAGTGATGGCGGACAGCATGGCGTACAGCGGCGCAATCGCGGCCGGGCGGAGTTGGGAGCGCGATGGGGATTCGACGAGCGGCGATTTCTTGCGCGACTTCTATGTATCGAGCGCGGCGAATGGCAGCACGCCCTGCGCCGTAAACTCGGAGCGAGTTTTGCCGCCGGCACGCGACTTGGGGTTTGTGGGCAACAAGATCGGGACAATTCCGGCGCTGGACCAACCGAATGAGATCGGGCTGTTGTTGCGAGTGGTCAATCATGGAGTGCTGCCGTCGCCGGAGTCAATCATTGAGGTCTTCGACGATCGCGATCGTGATGACGTGATCGACGACAGTGAATTGCTGCAGACGCTGATTGTGCCGGTCGTTGGCGTTGGCGATTCGGTCGATGCACCGTGCCATTTGATGCTGCCCTCGGGGCGGCATTGGCTGCGCGCGCGCCTGAGCGCGGATGAGGATGCGACCAACAACGACGCTGCTGTGGAGTTGACGCTGGGCCGACCGACGCGGGAAGTAGTGATTACCGAGTTTCTGGCTGATCCGACCGGGGGACTGGAATCGGAATGGGTCGAGGTACGGAACAACTCCGAATACCCGGTTGTCATCAGTCGCTGGCGGATCGGCGATGCCGGCGGACAACCGGGACGGTTTGCCGATTGGCTGTTGATGCCGCAAGCGTACCTGGTGCTGGCGCAGGATTCGGCGGGGTTCGCGGATTACTACGGCGGCGATTGCGCTGCGGCCGCTGTCGCCAGCTGGAGCAATCTGAACAACGACGGCGATGCGATCAAGCTGCTGGATGAATTCGGGCATCTGGTGGACAGCGTCGTGCATGCCGTGGCGGCGGGCGAGAACCGCTCGCTGGAGTTGAATGAGCTTGAAGATCGGCCGGGCGTCGCGCGCTGGTTTGTTAGCGAAGACGAGATGGGTGCGACCCCGTGCCGAACAAATTCCGTGTCGCGGATTCTGCCGGACTTCGACCTCGCCTTCGGCGGCAGCGGTCTGATGTTGGCGCGGGATGCAGAGTATCCGCTGATGGTTGAGGCGGAAGTGTGGATCCGGAATGTGGGCAGGAGTACGTCGCCGGCGGCGGAATGGAGTCTTTTCAGCGACGAGGTTGCACCCGTGAGAACGGTGATTGCGCCGCTGGCGGCGGGCGATTCGCTTCGGCAAGAGGCGGTAATTGAGTTGGCGCCGGGACGACACCGATTGATGGCGATGCTGTCACCGGACGACAATCCGGCCGGCGATACAGTTACGGCATCGATCACAACCGGGTATCGAACACGAGAGATTCTGATTACCGAGATCATGGCGGAGCCGCGATCGGGGTCGGCGACGGAGTGGGTGGAAATCCGCAACAACTCCGATGATGCGCTTGATCTGGCGGGATGGAAGCTGGGCGATGCATCGCGGCAATCGAACATCGTAGCGCCGGTGGTGCTTTTGCCTGAGACCTATGCCGTGGTCGCCCAGGATACCAGCCTGATGCGTGCAGAGGTTGGGCCCGATTGCCCGCTTCTGACGACGGAGGTCTGGTGTAGTCTGAACAACAGCGGCGACGAGATCAGGCTGATTGACGAATTTGGGTCGCTCGTCGACAGCGTTGCGTATCGCGGTGTTGCTGTTACGGGGCAGTCGTACGAGCTTGACGAGATCGGGGGCGGATGGTATCCGGCGACGGCGGCAACGGGGTCGACACCCGGCAAGCCGAACTCGGTGAGCGGACCGGTGCAGCATGCCGTGGAGTTGTTATTGCCGAAGCGTGTTTTTGCGCCGAATGAGGGCGAGGCGCTCACTCTGGCGATCAAGTGTCCGCCGGCGACGCCACTGACGATTGAGGTGTTCGATCTGGCGGGACGGCGTCATTGCGTCATTGCGGAGGCGCGGCCGTTCTCATCAGGCGAGTACTGCTACGACGGAGCTTCCGAGTACTGCGGTCGTCTCCCGGTTGGGGCTTACATTCTCAAGTTAGCCGCAGACGACGGGAGCGGCTTTGAGATGAAAGCGGGGTTTGCGGTTGCGGCGGGTCATTAG
- a CDS encoding deoxyguanosinetriphosphate triphosphohydrolase, with protein sequence MQYLVTRQFLEEQEERTLAPYAAHSARSRGRQHPEPEHGYRTCFQRDRDRVIHSAGFRRLKHKTQVFASPNDDHFRTRLTHTMEVAQISRTIARALRLNEDLAETVALVHDLGHTPFGHAGEDALRQLLKDEGGFNHNAQSLRVVDFIEDRYPNFRGLNLTFEVREGIVKHETDYDMPVVGDFDPQLRPTLEGQIVNFADEIAYNAHDVDDGFFSAILADEEMRQVPVISRLLEQSLQAYPDLPRRKRHYHLIRLLINWGVSDIINNTARRLEEARIETFADVVNCRENLVAFSSDAAAEARELKTFLFSRLYRDPRLVEINQIAIRIVTQLFEAYLAQPELLPEKFRKRLYDQPIRMVVKDYIAGMTDRFAWQEHTRLIGGVRPEQLAI encoded by the coding sequence ATGCAGTATTTGGTCACGCGACAGTTTCTCGAAGAGCAGGAAGAGCGGACGTTAGCGCCGTACGCGGCCCACAGCGCGCGTTCGCGCGGCCGGCAACATCCGGAGCCGGAGCACGGTTATCGCACCTGTTTTCAGCGCGACCGCGACCGGGTGATTCATTCGGCTGGATTTCGCCGGTTGAAGCACAAGACGCAGGTATTTGCCTCCCCCAATGACGATCATTTCCGCACGCGCCTGACCCACACGATGGAGGTCGCGCAGATTTCGCGGACGATAGCCCGCGCGCTGCGATTGAACGAAGACCTCGCCGAGACGGTGGCGTTGGTGCACGATCTCGGGCACACGCCATTCGGCCATGCGGGTGAGGATGCGTTGCGGCAGCTGCTTAAAGACGAAGGCGGATTTAATCACAACGCCCAGTCTCTGCGGGTGGTGGATTTCATCGAGGACCGCTACCCCAATTTCCGCGGCCTCAATCTGACATTTGAGGTGCGTGAGGGGATCGTCAAGCATGAGACCGACTACGATATGCCGGTGGTCGGCGATTTCGATCCGCAGTTGCGGCCGACGCTGGAGGGGCAGATCGTCAATTTTGCCGACGAGATCGCCTACAACGCGCATGATGTGGACGACGGCTTTTTCTCGGCAATTCTGGCGGATGAGGAAATGCGCCAGGTACCGGTGATATCCCGCCTGCTCGAGCAGTCGTTACAAGCCTACCCCGATCTGCCGCGGCGCAAACGCCATTACCATTTGATCCGGCTGCTGATCAACTGGGGGGTGTCGGATATCATCAACAACACCGCCCGACGGCTGGAAGAAGCCCGGATTGAGACGTTTGCCGATGTGGTCAACTGCCGCGAGAACCTGGTGGCGTTTTCGAGCGATGCGGCCGCCGAGGCCAGGGAACTGAAGACGTTTCTCTTCAGCCGGCTGTACCGCGACCCGCGGCTGGTCGAGATCAACCAGATTGCGATTCGCATCGTCACCCAGTTGTTCGAGGCCTATCTGGCCCAGCCGGAGCTGCTGCCGGAGAAGTTCCGCAAGCGGCTTTACGACCAGCCGATCCGCATGGTCGTGAAGGACTACATCGCGGGAATGACCGACCGGTTTGCCTGGCAGGAGCACACGCGGCTGATCGGCGGCGTGCGTCCCGAGCAACTTGCTATCTGA
- the holA gene encoding DNA polymerase III subunit delta — translation MSFAQALDRVESGKLDGAYLLVGEDYHQKFLITEQVTKARLGNQSGSLNRYSLIGRKATPPTLEQLLAGVPLFGGNTVVIVTDIEKLPEKSQELLPRLLKHLDTGTTFIATATKLDGRKAFAKALAALSTVVETKEIYDNHLPTYIQSRFAARGLTIEAAAVNEIARLVGSDCGDIENEVEKIAIVHHGKKRLALADVQSYLSASHFFDQYQVAESVSQRKVREALVACRQFLESSGSDGRGRLFWALYNQFERMLTLHTADARIKGSELAGKLRMHPFFLQRLREQALKQKPEVLAANLRRVYETEVADRFSTESKQQIFERMILKIAATIKE, via the coding sequence ATGAGCTTTGCGCAAGCGCTCGACCGGGTCGAGAGCGGCAAGCTGGATGGCGCCTATTTGCTGGTGGGCGAGGACTATCACCAGAAATTTCTGATCACCGAGCAGGTGACCAAAGCGCGGCTGGGCAATCAGAGCGGCTCGCTGAACCGGTACTCGTTGATCGGGCGCAAGGCCACGCCGCCGACGCTGGAACAGCTGCTGGCGGGCGTGCCGCTGTTCGGCGGCAATACGGTCGTGATCGTTACCGATATCGAGAAGCTGCCGGAGAAGTCGCAGGAGCTGTTGCCGCGGCTGTTGAAGCATCTGGATACCGGAACGACATTCATTGCCACGGCCACTAAGCTGGACGGGCGCAAGGCGTTTGCCAAGGCGCTGGCGGCATTGAGCACGGTGGTCGAGACCAAGGAAATCTACGACAACCATCTGCCGACTTACATCCAGTCGCGGTTTGCGGCGCGGGGGTTGACGATTGAGGCGGCTGCCGTGAACGAGATTGCGCGATTAGTGGGCAGTGACTGCGGCGATATCGAGAATGAGGTGGAGAAGATCGCGATTGTCCATCACGGCAAGAAGCGGCTGGCGCTGGCGGATGTGCAGTCGTATTTGTCGGCGAGCCACTTTTTCGATCAGTATCAAGTCGCCGAGAGCGTGTCACAGCGGAAGGTGCGCGAAGCGCTGGTCGCCTGCCGGCAGTTTCTCGAAAGCTCCGGTTCGGACGGGCGGGGGCGGCTGTTCTGGGCGCTGTACAATCAATTTGAGCGGATGCTGACGTTGCATACAGCCGATGCCCGGATCAAGGGCAGCGAGCTAGCCGGCAAGCTGCGGATGCATCCCTTTTTCCTGCAACGACTTCGCGAGCAGGCGCTGAAGCAGAAGCCGGAAGTTCTGGCGGCCAATTTGCGGCGAGTTTACGAAACTGAGGTAGCCGACCGCTTTTCAACCGAATCAAAACAACAGATATTCGAACGCATGATTCTCAAGATCGCCGCAACGATCAAGGAATAA
- a CDS encoding sigma-70 family RNA polymerase sigma factor, with translation MFLLVLLMAGFAESPDAELIRQAKRGDRSAFGELVRRYQKRVYALCFRLGGSHDAADDLTQEAFIKAFQAIATFDEAYPFAAWILKIASNNAINQIKRQKFQLGSEESEAILEQQVAPRGESDPLEVLSRSEMDKRYQAAVNALPPEFKVVFVLRMHEDLSYEDIAARLRISVGTVMSRLHRARQRLVEQLRDLLEQ, from the coding sequence TTGTTCCTGCTGGTACTATTGATGGCGGGGTTCGCGGAGTCGCCCGATGCCGAGTTGATTCGGCAGGCGAAGCGGGGCGATCGCAGCGCGTTTGGCGAACTGGTGCGCCGTTACCAGAAGCGAGTATATGCGTTGTGCTTCCGGCTGGGCGGCTCGCACGATGCCGCCGACGATCTGACGCAGGAGGCCTTTATCAAGGCATTTCAAGCGATCGCGACGTTCGACGAAGCGTACCCGTTTGCGGCGTGGATTTTGAAGATCGCGTCGAACAACGCCATCAATCAGATCAAGCGGCAGAAGTTCCAGCTCGGCAGCGAGGAGAGCGAGGCGATCCTGGAGCAGCAAGTGGCGCCGCGCGGCGAGTCGGATCCGCTGGAGGTCTTGAGCCGCTCAGAAATGGATAAGCGTTATCAGGCGGCGGTCAACGCATTGCCGCCGGAATTCAAGGTCGTGTTTGTGCTGCGGATGCATGAAGATTTGAGTTACGAGGACATCGCCGCCCGGCTGCGGATCAGCGTGGGCACGGTGATGTCGCGGCTGCATCGCGCCCGGCAACGGCTGGTGGAGCAGTTGCGCGACCTGTTGGAGCAGTGA